A part of Strix aluco isolate bStrAlu1 chromosome 21, bStrAlu1.hap1, whole genome shotgun sequence genomic DNA contains:
- the GALR2 gene encoding galanin receptor type 2 has translation MNGSATGSEAGWQPESVIIPLVYLIIFLVGTVGNCLVLAVLLRNGQVKNTTNLFILNLGVADLCFILFCVPFQATIYTLEGWVFGPFMCKAVHFFIYLTMYASSFTLATVSLDRYLAIRYPLHSRELRTPKNALMAICFIWGLSFIFSSPYLSYYQEFQLANLTVCHPIWEISQRKVMDICTFIFSYIIPVLILSLTYVRTIHYLWRSVDPLQDMSESKKAKRKVTRMIIIVAVLFCLCWLPHHLVILCVWFGYFPLNHATYVLRILSHLISYANSCVNPIVYALVSKHFRKGFKKIFICLLHKKAANKVHVAQVMNTVSTLEAELSEVTHVSEALPRRSSVRCRVPAQPWGEAELVGHQQKADGSFITFNVT, from the exons ATGAACGGCTCGGCGACGGGCTCTGAGGCGGGCTGGCAGCCCGAGTCGGTGATCATCCCACTAGTGTACCTCATCATCTTCCTCGTGGGCACGGTGGGCAACTGCCTGGTCCTGGCCGTGCTGCTGCGCAACGGGCAAGTGAAGAACACCACCAACCTCTTCATCCTCAACTTGGGGGTGGCCGATCTCTGCTTCATCCTCTTCTGCGTCCCCTTCCAAGCCACCATCTACACCCTGGAGGGTTGGGTGTTCGGACCCTTCATGTGCAAAGCCGTCCACTTCTTCATCTACCTCACCATGTACGCCAGCAGCTTCACCCTGGCCACCGTCTCCCTTGACAG GTATTTGGCCATACGATACCCTCTGCACTCGAGGGAGCTGAGGACGCCCAAGAATGCCCTCATGGCCATCTGCTTCATCTGGGGGCTTTCCTTCATCTTCTCAAGCCCTTACCTCAGCTACTACCAGGAGTTCCAGCTGGCCAACCTGACCGTCTGCCACCCCATCTGGGAGATCTCCCAGCGCAAGGTCATGGACATCTGCACCTTCATCTTCAGCTACATCATCCCAGTGCTGATCCTGAGCCTCACTTACGTGCGGACTATTCACTACCTGTGGAGGTCTGTGGACCCTCTCCAAGACATGTCAGAATCCAAGAAGGCCAAGCGGAAGGTCACCAGGATGATCATCATTGTAGCCGTCCTGTTCTGCCTCTGTTGGCTGCCCCACCACCTGGTCATCCTCTGCGTCTGGTTCGGATACTTTCCCCTCAATCACGCTACGTACGTGCTCCGCATCCTCTCACATCTCATCTCCTATGCCAACTCCTGCGTGAACCCCATCGTCTACGCCCTGGTCTCCAAACACTTTCGCAAGGGCTTCAAGAAGATCTTCATCTGCCTCTTGCACAAGAAGGCAGCCAACAAGGTGCATGTGGCCCAGGTGATGAACACCGTCAGCACGCTGGAGGCGGAGCTCAGCGAGGTGACCCACGTCAGCGAGGCCCTGCCCAGGCGCTCGTCTGTGCGCTGCAGggtcccagcccagccctggggggaggcagagctggtgggACATCAGCAGAAAGCAGATGGTTCCTTCATCACCTTCAACGTCACCTAG